One window from the genome of Thermaerobacter marianensis DSM 12885 encodes:
- a CDS encoding DUF441 domain-containing protein, whose translation MGQPDLVLLAILGLGALGRNPLVTAAAGILLLLRLMGLASWLPLLEQHAMSLGLVLLIVAVLIPFADGQVTVQQTVQSFTRGGLAGYAGLVAGFVAAVLGARGIVLLEQNPHVIIGLIFGTLVGVAFFQGIPVGPLTAAGFAAVLLELLTLLRRGF comes from the coding sequence TTGGGCCAACCGGATCTGGTCCTGCTAGCCATCCTTGGGCTCGGCGCCCTGGGCCGCAACCCGCTGGTCACCGCGGCGGCGGGGATCCTCTTGCTGTTGCGCCTGATGGGACTGGCGTCGTGGCTGCCGCTCCTCGAACAGCACGCCATGTCCCTGGGGCTCGTCCTGCTCATCGTGGCCGTGCTCATCCCCTTCGCCGACGGCCAGGTCACCGTCCAGCAGACCGTCCAGTCCTTCACCCGCGGCGGTCTGGCGGGATACGCGGGGCTGGTGGCGGGATTCGTGGCGGCGGTGCTCGGCGCCCGGGGCATCGTGCTGCTCGAGCAGAACCCGCATGTCATCATCGGGCTGATCTTCGGGACGCTGGTCGGGGTGGCGTTCTTTCAAGGCATTCCCGTGGGCCCGCTGACGGCAGCCGGGTTCGCCGCGGTGCTGCTGGAGCTGCTGACCCTGCTGCGGCGCGGGTTTTGA